One window from the genome of Bacillus mesophilus encodes:
- a CDS encoding AAA family ATPase produces the protein MKTRVIYYTNHLNVITQIQQAADELKYPLTTIQEMGDIKKNIKENEHTVVFIEANSSSNIYELCKKLNFTYPNVGIVLVGREEELDLRLAIRSGAVDVLFISADQHETVEVMERAVWELKKAQNQVEEVKELKEKRTITVCSTKGGVGKTTIVVNLAAELAKQKYKVVILDLNLQFGDVAMFCDIKPKRTIYEWTKEQYGNAHRDISRFVQQHESGVDIIPAPLRPEFAEAINENHIRAILLDIQESYDVVLIDTPVHLSEIGIISLEMSTDILVTTFMDLPTIKNTKIYVDTLDSLGLKDKIKVILNRAYKVKGIEPETVEKILGKKLFSRVPNKEKQIVMSVNEGKPFVLTNPRNPFSKNIKVIAKKLMDDKVTNKSKDSSIKEKVEILSR, from the coding sequence ATGAAAACGAGGGTGATCTATTATACAAATCATCTAAATGTTATTACTCAAATTCAACAGGCTGCTGATGAGTTAAAGTATCCATTGACCACGATTCAAGAAATGGGAGATATAAAAAAGAATATTAAGGAAAACGAACATACGGTTGTCTTTATAGAAGCAAATTCAAGCAGTAATATATATGAACTTTGTAAAAAGCTAAACTTCACGTATCCCAATGTTGGAATTGTCCTGGTAGGGCGTGAAGAGGAGTTAGATTTAAGGTTAGCTATTCGTTCAGGGGCTGTGGACGTTCTATTTATATCTGCTGACCAGCATGAAACCGTTGAGGTAATGGAAAGGGCGGTTTGGGAACTTAAAAAAGCTCAAAATCAAGTAGAAGAAGTTAAAGAATTGAAAGAGAAACGTACAATTACGGTTTGCAGTACGAAAGGTGGGGTGGGTAAAACCACCATTGTTGTCAATCTTGCGGCTGAATTAGCTAAACAAAAGTATAAAGTAGTCATTCTAGATCTTAACCTTCAATTTGGTGATGTTGCGATGTTCTGCGATATTAAACCAAAACGAACGATTTATGAATGGACGAAAGAACAATATGGTAATGCACATAGAGACATATCTAGGTTTGTTCAACAGCATGAATCCGGAGTAGACATCATACCTGCTCCTCTTCGCCCTGAGTTTGCTGAGGCCATTAATGAAAATCATATACGTGCCATTTTACTAGACATACAAGAGAGCTACGATGTAGTTCTTATTGATACTCCAGTACATCTATCTGAGATTGGTATTATCAGTTTAGAAATGTCAACTGACATTTTGGTGACTACCTTTATGGATTTACCCACTATAAAAAACACGAAGATATACGTGGATACATTAGATTCCTTAGGGCTTAAAGATAAAATAAAAGTGATTCTAAATCGGGCTTATAAAGTTAAGGGGATCGAACCAGAGACGGTTGAAAAGATTCTAGGTAAAAAACTTTTCTCTCGAGTTCCTAACAAGGAAAAACAGATTGTTATGTCGGTCAACGAAGGGAAGCCGTTTGTTCTTACAAACCCTAGAAACCCATTTTCAAAGAATATTAAGGTAATTGCAAAAAAACTAATGGATGATAAGGTTACGAATAAAAGTAAAGATTCTAGCATCAAGGAGAAGGTTGAAATACTTTCAAGATAG
- a CDS encoding O-antigen ligase family protein has product MSIVHMDERAKLIYFTLLFFLVIYPFNFFVVDGSGEMVHTFYKLITLYMFITLLWAVYLLRWIRTKNSIENNLTTAEKSIGLFLIILILSTMFSVDLTTAVVGTFHRFEGVLSLFSYLSLFFFTFRFIQNKNHIKILYIIGFLSLLTSLYGVYQYYTPHIFKQNLTRTESFFDNPNFYGAYLVLMLLVTSTLYLLNNTLKINTILLLVNSILFLSLLYTQTRSGWLGIGFGLIFITLFIVKNKKYLWKRWTVLLLSFLIIFAFVNLSENNAYLSRFLSIWTDSSQILSDEEDKGHSGSGRWYIWSESLPLVKDYFWLGSGPDTFGIVYPKDTVFKGLTVDKAHNEYLQIAVTLGVPALLVYFFFISHVLLTGLKAALRTEGESQILLFGLLAICIGYLTQAFFNISVITVAPFFWVILGILYHRSVTFLAAVPLATITSNKNFSV; this is encoded by the coding sequence TTGTCTATAGTTCACATGGATGAAAGGGCTAAATTAATATATTTTACTCTTTTGTTCTTTCTTGTAATATACCCTTTTAATTTCTTTGTAGTAGATGGTTCAGGAGAAATGGTACACACTTTCTATAAGCTTATTACGTTATATATGTTTATAACCCTACTGTGGGCAGTGTACCTTCTGAGGTGGATTAGAACAAAAAACTCTATTGAAAATAACCTTACAACGGCAGAAAAGAGTATTGGCCTTTTTCTAATAATTTTAATTCTTTCTACCATGTTCTCAGTAGATCTCACAACTGCAGTTGTTGGGACTTTTCATAGATTCGAGGGGGTATTGAGTTTATTTTCATATCTGTCTCTTTTCTTCTTCACCTTTCGCTTTATACAAAATAAAAATCATATAAAAATACTTTACATAATCGGTTTTTTATCACTGTTAACATCTTTATATGGTGTTTATCAATATTATACTCCTCATATATTTAAACAGAATTTAACTAGAACAGAATCTTTTTTCGATAATCCTAACTTTTATGGTGCCTATCTTGTTTTAATGTTATTAGTTACTTCAACCTTGTATTTACTAAATAATACTTTAAAAATTAACACCATTTTGCTCCTTGTTAATTCCATATTATTTCTCAGTCTCCTATACACTCAAACACGTAGTGGTTGGCTCGGAATTGGATTTGGACTTATTTTTATCACTTTATTTATTGTGAAAAATAAAAAATATTTATGGAAGAGATGGACAGTCCTACTTTTAAGCTTCTTAATCATTTTCGCTTTTGTTAACTTATCAGAAAATAATGCATACTTATCAAGGTTCTTATCGATTTGGACTGATAGTAGTCAGATCCTATCTGATGAGGAGGATAAAGGGCATAGTGGTTCTGGTAGATGGTATATTTGGAGTGAGTCCTTACCATTAGTAAAAGATTACTTTTGGTTAGGATCAGGTCCCGACACTTTTGGGATTGTGTATCCTAAAGATACTGTTTTTAAAGGCTTAACAGTTGATAAGGCTCATAATGAGTACTTACAAATTGCCGTCACACTTGGGGTTCCTGCCCTATTGGTGTATTTCTTTTTTATCTCTCATGTGCTTTTAACAGGTTTAAAAGCAGCATTAAGGACAGAAGGTGAAAGCCAAATCCTTTTGTTTGGCTTACTGGCAATTTGTATAGGTTATTTGACTCAAGCATTTTTTAATATCAGTGTGATCACGGTAGCCCCATTCTTTTGGGTTATATTAGGTATTCTCTATCATAGATCGGTGACCTTTTTAGCGGCTGTTCCTTTAGCAACTATTACTTCTAATAAGAATTTTAGTGTTTAA
- a CDS encoding pilus assembly protein TadG-related protein has translation MRRMMFKFRTFLNNESGGVLIIVAFALVGLMGFTALTVDGGSLYTEKSRLQKAADAAALAAAQELPLDSTKAELEATNTANKNRPTVDEVKVEIDPNKKWVRVTTKENVKFTFAKVLGFNDQDVIATAKVELNPMTSGRGVIPLGIQHVDYDLWKNCTEITLKLPKPSDPTSTSIGCDGANNLGSGNTGPLVLTGTGGDKYRDDLKNGSNVEVKVGMELETQTGNMVGPTKQGIKDRLSSCPSYVTYDAATYPEDCERIVTVPIYKIIEFETGNQIKKVEVIGFAVFFLVSVSESSEGAEVKGQLISYNVGGDSSPAQTNYGAYGYKLVD, from the coding sequence ATGAGAAGAATGATGTTTAAGTTTAGAACATTTTTAAATAATGAATCAGGTGGAGTTCTGATTATTGTGGCATTCGCACTAGTTGGTTTAATGGGCTTTACGGCTCTAACTGTTGATGGAGGGTCCTTATATACAGAGAAGAGTAGGTTGCAAAAGGCTGCAGATGCCGCAGCATTAGCTGCTGCACAAGAGCTCCCATTAGATTCTACAAAGGCAGAACTTGAAGCTACGAACACAGCAAACAAGAATAGACCAACTGTTGATGAGGTAAAAGTTGAAATTGATCCCAATAAAAAATGGGTTAGGGTGACAACCAAAGAAAATGTAAAATTTACATTTGCAAAAGTACTTGGATTTAATGATCAGGATGTCATTGCAACTGCAAAGGTTGAATTAAATCCCATGACATCAGGTAGAGGTGTTATACCACTGGGAATCCAACATGTAGATTATGACTTATGGAAGAACTGTACAGAGATAACGTTAAAGCTTCCAAAGCCATCAGACCCTACTAGTACAAGTATTGGATGTGATGGTGCCAACAATTTAGGATCTGGTAATACGGGACCACTTGTATTGACAGGGACTGGTGGAGATAAATACAGAGATGATCTTAAAAACGGTTCTAATGTGGAAGTAAAAGTTGGAATGGAACTAGAGACGCAAACTGGTAATATGGTCGGTCCTACTAAGCAAGGAATTAAAGATCGACTTAGTTCATGTCCTTCCTATGTAACATATGATGCAGCAACATATCCTGAGGATTGTGAAAGAATTGTTACAGTACCTATCTACAAGATTATTGAATTTGAAACAGGTAACCAAATAAAAAAAGTTGAAGTGATCGGATTTGCTGTCTTCTTCTTAGTGAGTGTATCAGAATCAAGTGAAGGAGCAGAGGTAAAGGGACAATTAATCAGTTATAACGTTGGAGGAGATAGCTCTCCAGCCCAAACAAATTATGGAGCATATGGATATAAGCTAGTCGACTAG
- a CDS encoding class D sortase: MNKKALGLFKLIFLLSLFFVCFSAYQIYISNTTVNAALEEWEQKKETYNIESPISAFEEEKIIDLHKKDQSKETTILYPHPPKVGEVFGKITIPKINQEFPIIHGTDQPELAEGVGHYIGSVLPGESDNTVLAGHRDTVFKDLGTIETGDMIIVETVAGTFTYKITGQRIVDKDDRTVIVPYDKATLTLITCYPFEFVGPAPERFVLVGELVN; the protein is encoded by the coding sequence ATGAATAAAAAGGCATTAGGACTTTTTAAACTGATCTTCCTCCTCTCCCTTTTTTTTGTTTGCTTTTCTGCCTATCAGATATACATATCAAATACTACAGTAAATGCAGCATTAGAAGAATGGGAACAAAAAAAAGAGACATACAACATTGAATCTCCAATTTCAGCATTTGAGGAGGAAAAGATTATTGACTTACATAAAAAGGATCAATCAAAAGAAACTACTATCCTATATCCACATCCACCAAAAGTAGGAGAAGTATTTGGGAAGATCACCATTCCAAAGATTAATCAAGAATTCCCTATTATTCATGGAACTGACCAGCCGGAATTAGCTGAAGGTGTAGGGCATTATATAGGTAGTGTTTTACCAGGGGAATCAGACAACACAGTTTTAGCTGGACACCGAGACACAGTGTTTAAAGACCTAGGAACAATTGAGACTGGGGATATGATCATCGTTGAGACTGTAGCTGGAACCTTCACCTATAAAATAACCGGTCAGAGAATAGTAGATAAAGATGATCGGACTGTTATTGTTCCGTATGATAAGGCTACGTTAACGCTCATTACTTGTTATCCTTTTGAATTTGTTGGTCCTGCGCCTGAGAGGTTTGTGTTGGTGGGGGAATTAGTGAACTAA
- a CDS encoding type II secretion system F family protein: MEGIFFIVSTFVFSVLVIVGILLLIYKKDIEVERRIVAYYGTNVLSFNHKHDKKSESKKDGLLYKRVIAPIIMKIRVEVTKRMPKHSTRELEQRLRDAGRPFNWTPIDFRVVQVSLAIGISALLLFLFFPSAENKLNVVFFAVTLGGIGAIYPSFYLDGKKKDRIKAVEKTMSDFFDMLTLTIEAGMGIDQALTKVCKQFKGPLSEEFMTTLEDMRLGKSRKDAFYELRSRVPSEQFQSIITSIIQAEQLGIGMGKVLKSLTKRIREYQREKAREKAMKAPVKMLFPMIFFIFPSLFIVILGPFAIYLFVNGGL, encoded by the coding sequence TTGGAAGGCATTTTCTTTATAGTTTCGACTTTTGTTTTCTCTGTACTAGTAATAGTAGGGATCTTACTATTAATTTATAAAAAAGACATTGAAGTAGAACGTAGAATTGTAGCGTACTATGGGACCAATGTCCTTTCTTTTAATCATAAGCATGATAAGAAAAGCGAAAGTAAAAAGGACGGGCTACTATATAAAAGAGTTATTGCCCCCATTATAATGAAGATACGTGTAGAGGTCACTAAAAGAATGCCAAAGCATTCCACCAGGGAACTAGAACAGAGGCTCCGTGATGCGGGCAGGCCCTTTAATTGGACCCCCATTGACTTTAGAGTAGTACAGGTTAGTTTAGCGATAGGAATATCCGCCTTATTATTGTTTTTATTTTTTCCAAGTGCTGAAAACAAGTTGAATGTTGTGTTTTTTGCGGTTACTTTAGGTGGTATTGGGGCGATTTATCCAAGTTTTTATTTAGATGGAAAGAAAAAAGATCGAATTAAAGCTGTCGAAAAAACAATGTCTGACTTCTTTGATATGTTGACCTTAACAATAGAGGCAGGAATGGGGATTGATCAAGCTTTGACTAAAGTTTGTAAACAGTTTAAGGGCCCTCTATCAGAAGAGTTTATGACAACGTTAGAGGATATGAGACTGGGGAAATCTAGAAAAGATGCGTTCTATGAGTTGAGAAGTAGAGTTCCATCTGAACAATTTCAAAGTATTATTACCTCCATTATTCAGGCAGAGCAGCTGGGAATTGGAATGGGAAAAGTGCTTAAATCATTAACAAAACGAATAAGAGAGTATCAAAGAGAAAAAGCAAGAGAGAAGGCTATGAAAGCACCAGTAAAGATGCTATTTCCAATGATATTCTTTATATTTCCTTCTTTGTTTATCGTAATTCTCGGACCATTTGCCATATATCTTTTTGTAAATGGTGGTTTATAA
- a CDS encoding Flp family type IVb pilin → MKEMLKRLVVEEEGATMVEYGLIVALIAVVAAVGAGFLGEKVNGLFNKVGTQLSK, encoded by the coding sequence ATGAAAGAAATGTTAAAGAGATTAGTAGTAGAAGAAGAAGGAGCTACAATGGTTGAGTATGGTTTGATCGTAGCTTTAATCGCTGTGGTTGCTGCAGTTGGAGCAGGTTTCCTAGGTGAAAAAGTAAACGGCTTATTTAACAAGGTAGGAACACAATTAAGCAAATAA
- a CDS encoding A24 family peptidase encodes MINFVLIVILLVSLYTDLKNRKILNIVTLPGIVIGFMLNLYISGLEGFLFSGKGFLLGFGLFLIPFLRGGIGAGDVKLMAAIGAMKGATFVFHAFLYTAIIGGLISLFLIVKKMGLTQSFRYMFFTFALFGGNAGTIQQSSSKDMSFPYGIAICIGTIMAIKWGSLL; translated from the coding sequence ATGATCAATTTTGTACTCATTGTAATTTTACTAGTTTCTTTATATACCGATTTGAAAAATAGAAAAATTTTGAACATAGTAACATTACCTGGGATTGTAATAGGATTTATGTTGAACCTATACATTAGCGGACTTGAAGGTTTTTTATTTAGTGGTAAAGGATTTCTTTTGGGGTTTGGTTTATTTTTAATACCGTTTTTACGAGGCGGAATAGGGGCAGGGGATGTCAAGTTAATGGCTGCAATTGGTGCCATGAAAGGTGCTACTTTTGTATTTCACGCCTTCTTATATACAGCAATAATTGGTGGTTTAATTTCACTCTTTTTAATAGTAAAAAAAATGGGACTGACACAGTCTTTTAGATATATGTTCTTTACTTTTGCATTATTTGGAGGGAATGCAGGAACTATACAACAAAGCTCTTCCAAAGATATGTCATTTCCATATGGAATTGCAATTTGTATCGGGACTATAATGGCAATTAAATGGGGGAGTTTACTGTGA
- a CDS encoding ATP-grasp domain-containing protein, with protein sequence MRQTILFLDANKRYTLSMIRSIGKHKKYHILLAGESRLDLCRFSTFSEGFFLYTSPENSHQLFIESLRNIIDDTKPDFIFPSNDATLFSIYHSSLYEEIQHQLIAPDKFAYLQTLNKEQMNHLATLCNVKVIDQVGLQDDLQFPIVVKPRQSRFLVGDSMFYGFRKFVSNQEELQNALIEISQYDHQPLLQSKIDGKGFGIFAAAKDGQIFSSFAHERVREYPADGGVSTLRRSIHVHPELLASSVKIIKELNWTGILMVEFKGHSEGDAYFMEVNGRPWGSMDLAVNSGVDFPFMMVDLFINKLNIDELKSKYNKEYQINHHSKWIVGELKHMVFLLLDKQPLKKKVIELVSMIINHPKIVSYDTFSWKDPFPFIFEVLNLFKTGIVKGFKKISVLSTFHKNRILKNEVRIHDLTKKD encoded by the coding sequence ATGAGACAGACAATTTTATTTCTAGATGCAAATAAGCGGTACACATTATCCATGATTCGTTCTATTGGTAAACATAAAAAATATCATATTCTTTTAGCAGGAGAAAGCAGATTAGACCTATGCAGATTTTCAACATTCTCTGAGGGATTTTTCCTCTATACCTCCCCTGAAAATAGTCATCAGCTTTTTATAGAAAGCCTTAGAAATATCATTGATGATACAAAACCAGACTTTATCTTTCCTAGTAATGATGCCACATTGTTTTCTATATACCATTCATCTCTGTATGAAGAAATACAACATCAGCTAATTGCACCTGATAAATTCGCCTATTTACAAACATTAAATAAAGAACAGATGAACCACTTGGCTACTCTATGTAATGTGAAGGTGATTGACCAGGTAGGACTCCAAGATGATCTCCAATTCCCCATCGTTGTAAAACCTAGACAATCTCGTTTTCTTGTTGGTGATTCTATGTTCTATGGTTTCCGGAAGTTTGTATCTAATCAGGAAGAATTACAAAATGCTTTAATAGAAATTAGTCAGTACGATCATCAGCCACTACTCCAATCCAAAATAGATGGAAAAGGATTTGGAATCTTTGCGGCAGCTAAGGATGGGCAAATTTTTTCGAGTTTTGCCCATGAAAGAGTAAGAGAATACCCTGCTGATGGTGGTGTGAGTACACTAAGACGTTCTATACATGTGCATCCTGAACTATTAGCTTCCTCTGTGAAAATTATTAAGGAGTTAAACTGGACAGGGATACTAATGGTTGAATTTAAGGGACATTCAGAAGGGGATGCCTATTTTATGGAGGTGAATGGTCGCCCATGGGGTTCTATGGACCTGGCTGTAAATTCAGGCGTTGACTTCCCTTTTATGATGGTTGATTTATTTATTAACAAACTTAATATAGACGAGCTAAAAAGTAAATATAACAAGGAATATCAAATCAATCATCACTCAAAATGGATTGTAGGAGAGCTCAAGCACATGGTATTTCTCTTACTAGATAAACAACCTCTTAAGAAGAAGGTAATAGAACTTGTGAGTATGATCATTAATCACCCAAAGATAGTTTCTTATGACACCTTTAGTTGGAAAGATCCTTTTCCTTTTATTTTTGAGGTTTTAAATTTATTTAAGACTGGAATTGTAAAAGGGTTTAAAAAAATAAGTGTTCTGTCAACCTTTCATAAAAATAGAATCCTAAAGAATGAGGTAAGGATACATGATCTCACCAAAAAAGATTAA
- a CDS encoding type II secretion system F family protein: MAENLVVTLTLSLIITTLVFYLLFSLLTKRYRRIESRLEKYIPRMVQETVHEKETKQKAEKSLVSNLGEQFKEVKYVREMQVTLEQAGMAIKAEEFFVLRLIVSLLSFIVPLLLGLSVLYSLGLGIIGFLAPKFYVSQKRKRRLTRSANQLAEALGIMANSMRAGFSFMQAMQLIGREMPDPIGPEFDKTIRDINYGITTETAFMYLAKRLPDKELEMVIHALLIQRTSGGNLAELLETMQETIRGRIRVKEELNTLTAEGKMSAWIVTLLPVGVGLYLNFVNPDYFSPILLHPIGWIVLGAGSLFILLGWLIIQKIIKIEV; encoded by the coding sequence ATGGCGGAAAACCTTGTTGTCACATTAACTTTGTCCTTAATCATTACTACACTTGTATTTTATTTATTATTTTCTTTACTTACCAAAAGATATAGAAGAATTGAGTCTCGTCTTGAAAAATATATACCACGTATGGTCCAGGAAACTGTCCACGAAAAAGAGACGAAACAAAAGGCTGAAAAAAGTCTTGTATCTAACTTAGGAGAGCAGTTTAAAGAAGTAAAGTATGTAAGAGAAATGCAAGTAACATTAGAACAAGCGGGTATGGCAATAAAAGCAGAAGAATTTTTTGTGCTAAGACTTATTGTTTCACTTCTATCTTTTATAGTACCGTTATTACTTGGTCTAAGTGTTTTATATAGCCTGGGTTTAGGAATCATTGGATTTTTGGCTCCTAAATTCTATGTGAGTCAAAAAAGAAAGAGGAGATTGACAAGAAGTGCAAATCAACTCGCAGAAGCTTTAGGGATTATGGCGAACTCGATGCGGGCGGGTTTTAGTTTTATGCAAGCTATGCAACTAATTGGTAGGGAAATGCCTGACCCAATAGGCCCTGAGTTTGATAAAACGATTCGTGATATTAATTATGGGATTACAACAGAGACTGCTTTTATGTATTTAGCAAAGCGTCTGCCAGACAAGGAATTAGAAATGGTCATTCATGCACTACTCATCCAACGTACCAGTGGAGGAAACTTGGCTGAATTACTAGAAACGATGCAAGAAACAATAAGAGGAAGGATTAGAGTAAAAGAAGAATTAAATACCCTTACCGCTGAAGGGAAAATGTCAGCTTGGATTGTTACACTGCTACCGGTAGGGGTTGGGTTGTATTTGAATTTTGTAAATCCAGACTATTTTAGCCCCATTCTTTTACATCCAATCGGATGGATTGTTCTTGGAGCAGGTTCCTTATTCATTTTACTCGGATGGCTCATTATTCAGAAGATTATTAAAATAGAGGTGTAA
- a CDS encoding TadE/TadG family type IV pilus assembly protein, with translation MKSQKGAAMVELALCLPILVLLLFGIVDFGRIFHAYLTIDHSGREAAREASVGKDVTLAVNKAVDTSSGLLTSSDVSVTFDPDPSRGSYVKVVVSHSVNYLTPIIGGLVPPFNLIDETVMRVE, from the coding sequence GTGAAATCTCAAAAAGGAGCTGCTATGGTTGAACTCGCATTATGCCTACCGATATTAGTACTTCTCTTATTTGGTATTGTAGATTTCGGAAGAATATTCCACGCATATCTAACGATCGATCATTCAGGAAGGGAAGCGGCACGAGAGGCTAGTGTTGGCAAAGATGTAACCTTAGCAGTAAATAAGGCAGTTGATACTTCATCAGGTCTACTTACATCATCAGATGTTAGCGTTACATTTGATCCGGATCCTTCTAGAGGATCCTATGTAAAAGTTGTAGTTTCCCATAGTGTTAACTATCTAACTCCTATAATTGGAGGTTTAGTTCCTCCTTTTAATTTAATTGATGAAACTGTGATGAGGGTGGAGTGA
- a CDS encoding anti-sigma factor domain-containing protein yields the protein MNNNESVKPTVEGIVMEIGSEHLTVLTEELDFITSEPLDKDVDIGDKVSLQRK from the coding sequence ATGAATAATAATGAATCGGTTAAACCTACAGTTGAGGGTATTGTAATGGAGATTGGTAGTGAACATCTAACTGTACTAACGGAAGAATTAGACTTCATTACTTCTGAACCTTTAGATAAGGATGTAGATATCGGTGATAAAGTAAGTTTGCAACGTAAGTAA
- the cpaB gene encoding Flp pilus assembly protein CpaB — MSIKKIWTFAIVFGMIATGIFYFTYLSKGTTQQVTSDQEQNESVEEAGQEGANESAVEPEAEVLSTEDDKDAPNFMIPPGKGKRGISIEVNVVNGVSGFLKPGAFVDLVSIMEPPTEETEKKNPNQHAAATLLLQNVKVLAIGHAADTKEEAARYALVTLEVNPTQGLALGFATRDTLYLMLRGEGDDMVQKEKTHIHEDALHEGVFR, encoded by the coding sequence ATGAGTATAAAAAAGATTTGGACATTTGCTATAGTTTTTGGAATGATCGCAACAGGAATCTTCTACTTTACCTATCTATCAAAAGGAACTACACAACAAGTAACCTCTGATCAGGAACAGAATGAGTCTGTAGAAGAAGCTGGACAGGAGGGGGCAAATGAATCTGCGGTAGAACCGGAAGCAGAGGTTCTATCTACTGAAGACGATAAGGATGCACCAAACTTTATGATTCCTCCGGGTAAGGGTAAAAGAGGAATTTCTATAGAGGTGAATGTAGTTAATGGTGTATCAGGGTTTTTAAAACCAGGTGCATTTGTGGATCTAGTTTCTATTATGGAGCCACCAACTGAAGAGACAGAAAAAAAGAATCCTAATCAACATGCAGCTGCTACTTTACTTTTACAAAATGTAAAGGTATTAGCGATTGGCCATGCTGCTGACACAAAGGAAGAAGCTGCTAGATATGCACTTGTTACGCTAGAGGTTAATCCTACACAAGGCCTAGCCTTAGGCTTTGCTACCAGAGATACGCTTTATTTAATGCTTAGAGGAGAAGGCGATGATATGGTTCAGAAGGAAAAAACTCACATCCACGAAGATGCTCTACATGAAGGGGTGTTTCGTTAA
- a CDS encoding CpaF family protein codes for MALLRRLGGETAVTDSPSSTVLKEEVKPKRNTVDIDLENKLHNYLVDEIKNNPTINEQNLKEKIKELVEPFFDNEGEYLTFEEKNILLSSVESELTGYGPITPLLLDPSITEVMVNGPLDVYYEKKGKLYKSNVSFRDDDHVTRVIERIVSPLGRRIDESVPMVDARLPDGSRVNAIIPPLALNGPTITIRKFSQTPFTADDLVQFGTLTREMAQFLDACVKARLNLFISGGTGSGKTTTLNVLSAFIPNDERIVTIEDAAELKLSQEHVVSLEARPANIEGQGAITIRDLVRNSLRMRPDRIIVGEVRSAEALDMLQAMNTGHDGSLGTGHANSPRDILSRLETMVLMAGMDLPVRAIREQIAGAIDLIIQQNRLKDGTRKITHITEVIGMEGDVIVLQDLFVFKESGVSIDGKIQGKLVSTGIRPYCMDAFELNGIKLPSSMFTEEW; via the coding sequence ATGGCTTTATTAAGAAGACTTGGGGGAGAGACAGCTGTAACAGACTCCCCCTCCTCAACTGTTTTAAAGGAAGAAGTTAAACCTAAGCGAAATACTGTTGATATTGACCTTGAAAATAAACTTCACAATTATTTAGTGGATGAAATTAAGAATAACCCAACCATTAACGAGCAAAACTTGAAAGAAAAAATAAAAGAGTTAGTGGAGCCCTTCTTTGACAATGAAGGGGAATATTTAACCTTCGAAGAAAAGAACATTCTATTAAGCTCAGTGGAAAGTGAACTGACAGGCTACGGACCGATTACCCCTCTACTATTAGATCCATCCATAACAGAGGTCATGGTAAATGGTCCTCTTGATGTTTATTATGAAAAAAAAGGAAAGCTCTATAAAAGTAATGTTAGTTTTCGTGATGATGACCATGTAACTAGGGTAATTGAGCGAATTGTGTCACCACTGGGAAGAAGAATTGATGAAAGTGTACCTATGGTGGATGCAAGACTGCCTGATGGATCACGTGTTAATGCCATCATTCCACCTTTAGCATTGAATGGACCGACGATTACCATTCGTAAATTCTCACAGACTCCTTTTACGGCGGATGATTTAGTTCAGTTTGGCACATTGACACGAGAAATGGCGCAATTTTTAGATGCCTGTGTTAAGGCTCGTCTAAACTTATTTATCAGTGGGGGAACAGGTTCTGGGAAAACAACTACATTAAATGTATTATCGGCCTTTATCCCGAATGATGAGCGAATTGTAACTATTGAGGATGCTGCAGAGCTTAAACTGTCTCAGGAACATGTTGTATCTTTAGAGGCACGACCTGCAAATATTGAAGGACAAGGTGCCATTACCATTCGTGATCTTGTTAGAAATTCACTTCGTATGAGACCCGATCGCATTATAGTAGGAGAGGTTCGGAGTGCTGAAGCTTTGGATATGCTACAGGCCATGAATACTGGTCATGATGGAAGCTTAGGGACAGGACATGCCAACTCGCCACGTGATATACTTTCTCGTTTAGAAACAATGGTGTTAATGGCAGGAATGGATTTGCCAGTAAGGGCTATCCGTGAACAAATTGCAGGAGCTATAGATCTCATTATCCAGCAGAACAGATTGAAGGATGGTACTAGAAAAATAACACATATTACCGAGGTAATTGGTATGGAAGGTGATGTTATTGTTCTACAGGATCTCTTTGTATTTAAAGAATCTGGTGTTTCAATAGACGGTAAAATTCAAGGGAAATTGGTTTCAACAGGAATTAGGCCTTATTGTATGGATGCATTTGAGCTTAATGGAATAAAGCTTCCATCCTCTATGTTCACTGAGGAGTGGTAA